Part of the Pseudobacteriovorax antillogorgiicola genome, ACTACATAGGAGAATCCTATTTTTTGGGAAGTTTTCCTAAATTTCATCAAAAGCTTCATGGAAAATCCCAATAATTCCTGCACAGACTTCGATTCGCTTTCCTTAGAGCAAGTTAAGTGCCAAACCTTTATCTTTTCTTTGACGCAGTTATGCTGATCGTGGCGCCACTCACCGTGTGCTAGACAAACTCTCTTATTTTTCCATAGGCTTCCCAATTGAGTCGTCGAAACTGAAGCTTGAATACCGACAAGTCATTTGGAGGCAAGGATGGCGTTGACTGATGGGGATTCACCAATGGCACAATGGCTTGATAAGTTAATGTCCCGGCAAACTGCCTTGGACGCCGTCGAGGCATTTGTGCCAAAGGCTGGCCAAACCTATCGAGATAAGCGCAATTATGATCTGGGTGTCGATCAAAATATCTATGTCTCCCACATCTCGCCATTCCTTAGGCATCGAATTATCTCAGAGCCGGAAGTGGTGCGCGCAGTTCTCCACGAGCACAGCTACCAAGAATCCGAAAAGTTTCCCAAGAAGTTTGTTGGCATACTTACTGGAAAGGATGGTTGGAGCATCGACCGCAGGTTTGGAGCAAAAGTATCACCCCACTGGCGAGGAGCTTAAAAACCTTGAAAATGCCCTTCAGGGAACAACAGGTATCATTGCCTTCGACACCTGGGTAGAGGAACTTGTAAATACTGGTTATCTCCATAACCACGCCAGGATGTGGTTTGCCAGTATCTGGTGTTTTACATTAAAGCTGCCTTGGTATCGTGGCGCGCAATTCTTCTATGAAAATCTGCTCGACGGCGATCCTGCGGCTAACACCCTGAGCTGGCGCTGGGTCGTTGGACTTCACACCAAAGGTAAGACCTACCAAGCTAGGCAATCGAATATTGAAACCTACACAGAGGGTCGGTTTTCGCCGGAAGATTTATCTGGAACCAGTTGGGTTCCTGATGATAGTGCAGAAAACAACGTTTGCTATGAAATTTTGCCTCTACCCACTCAGCCTGAGTCTGGAGATCATTTGATCGTTTGGCCCGATGATTGGAGCATTGATGTCTATTTTAAAGACTTCAAGCCACAGTCAGTAGCCATGATCCATCCCCATTGGGAAAGCCCGAAACGCCAGCAGCATGTGAAAGACTATCGTGAGGCGGCCTTTTATGCAACGCTGCGGCGTTTTCAGAATCTCGGCTGGAACTGTAGCATCATTCAAAACGGGAATGACCTGCAATCCTACCTTACTGTAAATGAGGCCCAACAGATAAGTTGGATGAAGCCCTTTGTGGGTGAAGGTCGAGACCTTCTAGACCAGCTCCAGCCACTGTTCGATGGACATCGCACGAGGGAGCTGAGGCGAGCCTGGGACGATTTCTTTTTTCCGAAAGCCAAGAAAGGCTTCTTCACTTTGAAAAAATCTATTCCGAAGGCTGTGGCTAACCTTGATCGGTACTTTTGAATAGCAGCTTGTTGAAGATTTTTTGCTCACTTTTAAGCCAGATGCTTTCAGTGTTTGTCCCAAGGGTGGATACTAGTGCGTAGCTACTCGATCCAATCAATTAAGTTATGTTTTAAGAGTACTGTTGAAACAACTATTTCGTTCCACCCAATCTAGGATCGGCTTCAAAGCCCTCTCTTGCAAAGAAATGAGATTTGATTATTTATGGCCGAAAGATAGCTAATTGGTAAAGAAGCCCTGGCTTTGCACCGGGGCAACTATGAAGCCTAATTGGGTTCTAGCTAGAGCCTTAGTGTGT contains:
- a CDS encoding FAD-binding domain-containing protein — its product is MVGASTAGLEQKYHPTGEELKNLENALQGTTGIIAFDTWVEELVNTGYLHNHARMWFASIWCFTLKLPWYRGAQFFYENLLDGDPAANTLSWRWVVGLHTKGKTYQARQSNIETYTEGRFSPEDLSGTSWVPDDSAENNVCYEILPLPTQPESGDHLIVWPDDWSIDVYFKDFKPQSVAMIHPHWESPKRQQHVKDYREAAFYATLRRFQNLGWNCSIIQNGNDLQSYLTVNEAQQISWMKPFVGEGRDLLDQLQPLFDGHRTRELRRAWDDFFFPKAKKGFFTLKKSIPKAVANLDRYF